Below is a window of Verrucomicrobiota bacterium DNA.
CAAAGAAAATTCTCCGCTGCATTCGGAAGAGCTTGTTGAAATTGACGACGAGTCACGGGACTCTTTTACTGGGGTTGACGTTAGAGATTCAATAAACCAGAAGGAAGACGAATCCAGGAACAGGGTGGTTAGCGCGGAAATCCTCGATTCATTAGATCAGGAAAAGGTGGATACTCGGGTCCTGTCAGATACAGACCTGAATGACGAATTCGAAGCAGCAGAAAAAGCATTTTCTAATGCCAAGAATCCGGAAGATTTTCAAAGGGCATTCCAACTGTTCAATCGCCTGGCTAAAAAAGGTCATCCCGAAAGCCTTCGTATAACAGCTGAAATGCTGGAAAAAGGTCTTGGCGTAAAAGAGGACTCGCTCGAAGCCTACAACTTCTATCGAAAGGCGGCTGAATTAGGAGATCCTGTGGCTCAATACCGCTTGGCCCAATTTCTGGAAGAAGGGTTGGTGGAAGATCAGGACTTTGAGGAGGCTTACCATTGGTATGAAAAGGCGGCCGATCAAAATCTACCTGATGCATGGGCCCAACTCGGCCGACTAATTTCAGAAGGCACTCTTGTGGAATCCGACTACGAGCTTGCTTTGGATTATTTCAAAAAAGCAGAAGAGATGGGCAGCGAGTGGGGTACTTTCTACAAGGCTACTGCTCTTCTTGAAGGCTGGGGAGTGGAACAGAACCTCAAGGAAGCTATAGGAATAATGAAATCCTTAGGAAATAACGGATTTCACCAAGCACAAGCGGCATTATACATTCTATACATGAAGGCTAAGTTTGTGGAGAAGGATCCGATTCAGGCATTGAATTGGTTGTCGATGGCAGCCGAGGAAAGCAATTCGGCTTATCAACACGTATT
It encodes the following:
- a CDS encoding TonB family protein, whose product is MKTVSFLCFVTAFTLVGLLVFKKTSSDKENSPLHSEELVEIDDESRDSFTGVDVRDSINQKEDESRNRVVSAEILDSLDQEKVDTRVLSDTDLNDEFEAAEKAFSNAKNPEDFQRAFQLFNRLAKKGHPESLRITAEMLEKGLGVKEDSLEAYNFYRKAAELGDPVAQYRLAQFLEEGLVEDQDFEEAYHWYEKAADQNLPDAWAQLGRLISEGTLVESDYELALDYFKKAEEMGSEWGTFYKATALLEGWGVEQNLKEAIGIMKSLGNNGFHQAQAALYILYMKAKFVEKDPIQALNWLSMAAEESNSAYQHVFASYLYKGELVPQDIHKAFNLLEESALDGQLEAIYRLSLLSYKEAKSRDERDKAIEFLDLAAEYGHHKSQLLIAYTHAIEADVREDKQAYDRAITVLEKAEDNAKAQYALRQNRIDGVPLKTALKITMDSDYIERQNYNTELGYRETQSRQPQVIHSVTPQYPQGLLVQDFTGKVFVVMIIDEEGNPTTIQIEDSPHPAFTKAAIEAVEQWKFNPALKDGLPTRSKVRLPLSFTIKR